The proteins below are encoded in one region of Halichoerus grypus chromosome X, mHalGry1.hap1.1, whole genome shotgun sequence:
- the TGIF2LX gene encoding homeobox protein TGIF2LX: MEATEESPAENQSLAQGTSVTLNSDTDADKVLASLEGKRKRKGYLPTESVKILRDWLYEHRFRAYPSGPEKRMLSEQTNLSFLQISNWFINARRRVLPEMLQQVGNDPNQITMYHQKGKAADVTHEQSTDPPIQARSGSKDPDKMQCLPLSLLPMSQKSGGKLLDSELSPGQKLTPKAQPRKKVKFSTSEPLLMTSPKPVLTEEYKDFSSFQLLVDVAVQKAAELELQKNQEPNP, encoded by the coding sequence ATGGAAGCCACTGAAGAAAGCCCAGCAGAGAACCAAAGCCTGGCTCAAGGCACCTCAGTCACGTTGAATAGTGACACTGATGCAGATAAAGTTCTTGCCTCACTAGAAGGTAAGAGGAAGCGGAAAGGGTACTTGCCAACTGAGTCAGTGAAGATCCTCCGAGACTGGCTGTATGAACACCGGTTTAGGGCCTACCCTTCAGGACCAGAGAAGCGAATGCTGTCCGAGCAGACTAATTTGTCTTTCCTGCAGATCTCTAACTGGTTTATCAATGCCCGCAGACGTGTTCTTCCAGAAATGCTTCAACAGGTTGGAAATGACCCCAACCAGATCACCATGTACCACCAAAAAGGCAAGGCTGCTGATGTGACCCATGAGCAGAGCACAGATCCACCTATACAGGCCAGGTCAGGGTCCAAAGATCCAGATAAAATGCAGTGCCTTCCCTTGAGCCTCCTTCCAATGAGCCAGAAGTCAGGAGGGAAGCTGCTAGATTCAGAGCTGTCTCCAGGCCAGAAGCTCACCCCAAAGGCCCAGCCAAGGAAAAAGGTCAAGTTTTCCACTAGTGAACCCTTGCTTATGACATCTCCCAAACCTGTGTTAACAGAGGAGTACAAGGACTTCAGCAGCTTCCAGCTGCTGGTTGACGTAGCCGTGCAAAAAGCTGCAGAACTGGAGCTACAGAAGAATCAAGAGCCCAATCCATGA